From the genome of Candidatus Dormiibacterota bacterium, one region includes:
- the tgt gene encoding tRNA guanosine(34) transglycosylase Tgt yields the protein MSGRFAFDVLRRDPGTRARRGLIVTPHGSIDTPAFMPVGTAGTVKAMTPEDLVSLGFEMVLGNTYHLALRPGEEIVRRLGGLHRFMGWDGSILTDSGGFQVLSLADLRSISDEGVAFRSHLDGSLLDMTPERSMAIQEALGSDIAMAFDDCPPLPSGRDRILQAVRRTTLWARRSRAVFPADGRALFGIVQGGDDRGLREQSVAEITAIGFEGYAIGGVSVGESAELSRSIVAMTAGHLPEDRPRYLMGMGTPADLVEMIALGCDLFDCVLPTRNARNGTLFTSTGRLQIKRREFAADPRPVDETCGCPVCRRFTRAYLRHLYVAGEILSMRLNTLHNLHHYADLMRRARSAIDAGQYLRFLEEFRTRLPGAGAEQESAQGREVPERNGAQGRTDVRSRRPRTIAGRQIE from the coding sequence GTGAGCGGCCGTTTCGCGTTCGACGTGCTCAGGCGCGACCCCGGGACGCGGGCGCGCCGCGGGCTGATCGTCACGCCCCACGGGAGCATCGACACCCCCGCCTTCATGCCGGTCGGCACCGCCGGCACGGTCAAGGCGATGACCCCCGAGGACCTCGTCTCGCTCGGGTTCGAGATGGTTCTCGGCAACACCTACCACCTGGCGCTGCGTCCGGGCGAGGAGATCGTGCGAAGGCTCGGAGGCCTGCATCGCTTCATGGGCTGGGACGGCTCTATCCTCACCGACAGCGGCGGCTTCCAGGTCCTCAGTCTCGCGGACCTGCGTTCGATCTCGGACGAGGGTGTCGCGTTCCGCTCCCACCTGGACGGGTCCCTTCTCGATATGACTCCGGAGCGCAGCATGGCGATCCAGGAGGCCCTGGGGAGCGACATCGCCATGGCGTTCGACGACTGCCCGCCCCTTCCCTCCGGGCGCGACCGGATCCTCCAGGCGGTGCGCCGGACGACTCTGTGGGCGCGGCGCAGCCGCGCCGTGTTTCCGGCGGACGGTCGGGCGCTGTTCGGCATCGTGCAGGGAGGTGACGATCGCGGGCTCAGGGAGCAGAGCGTCGCGGAGATCACCGCGATCGGTTTCGAGGGGTACGCCATCGGAGGGGTATCGGTGGGGGAGTCGGCGGAGCTCAGCCGTTCGATCGTGGCGATGACGGCCGGGCATCTGCCCGAGGACCGGCCGCGTTATCTCATGGGGATGGGAACGCCCGCCGATCTGGTGGAGATGATCGCCCTGGGATGCGACCTGTTCGACTGCGTGCTGCCGACGCGCAACGCCAGGAACGGGACACTGTTCACCTCGACCGGCCGCCTGCAGATCAAGAGACGGGAGTTCGCGGCCGACCCTCGGCCCGTGGACGAGACCTGCGGCTGCCCGGTCTGCCGCCGCTTCACCCGCGCCTACCTCCGTCACCTGTATGTGGCCGGCGAGATCCTGTCGATGCGGCTGAACACCCTGCACAACCTGCACCACTACGCCGACCTCATGCGGCGGGCCCGGTCGGCAATCGACGCGGGTCAGTACCTCCGCTTTCTCGAGGAGTTCCGAACGCGGCTCCCGGGCGCCGGTGCGGAGCAGGAGAGCGCGCAGGGACGCGAGGTCCCGGAGCGGAACGGCGCTCAAGGCCGTACGGATGTACGATCCAGGCGACCGCGTACGATTGCGGGGCGGCAGATCGAGTGA
- a CDS encoding cation diffusion facilitator family transporter yields MSHESRTADARRLQTRQLRLAILLAAGTLLIEVAGGILSGSLALLSDAGHVLTDVLALVLSLMAVRFASLPATSAKTFGYHRLEILTALLNGSLLVVISAGILYKAVRRFLAPEPIESSVMIGVALLGLVANLAGVFLLSRAPQNLNLRCARMHVIGDTVSSVGVLAAGGIIALTGWERLDAITGGVIAVIIAVGSIRLVREAVDVLLEATPEGIDPDEVSRAIATVPGVIEVHDLHIWSITTGLPALSGHVRLDGAPTGAGDDMLNRIKETVRDRFGIVHTTIQIESRGYEELGDVH; encoded by the coding sequence ATGAGCCACGAATCCAGGACCGCCGACGCGCGCCGCCTGCAGACGCGCCAGCTCAGGCTCGCCATCCTGCTCGCGGCGGGGACGCTCCTGATCGAGGTGGCGGGGGGCATCCTGTCCGGCAGCCTGGCCCTCCTGTCGGACGCCGGTCACGTGCTGACCGACGTCCTCGCCCTGGTCCTCAGCCTGATGGCGGTGCGGTTCGCGTCGCTCCCCGCGACGTCCGCGAAGACCTTCGGGTACCACCGGCTGGAGATCCTGACGGCCCTGCTCAACGGATCCCTGCTCGTCGTGATCTCGGCCGGCATCCTGTACAAGGCGGTCCGGCGCTTCCTCGCGCCGGAGCCGATCGAGAGCTCGGTGATGATCGGCGTGGCGCTCCTCGGCCTCGTGGCCAACCTGGCCGGGGTCTTCCTCCTGTCGCGTGCGCCGCAGAACCTGAATCTGCGCTGCGCCCGCATGCACGTCATCGGAGACACAGTCTCCTCGGTCGGGGTCCTCGCGGCCGGGGGGATCATCGCCCTCACCGGATGGGAGCGCCTCGATGCGATCACGGGCGGTGTCATCGCCGTGATCATCGCTGTGGGTTCGATCCGTCTGGTGCGCGAGGCGGTGGACGTGCTCCTCGAGGCCACGCCCGAAGGGATCGATCCCGATGAGGTCAGCCGCGCCATCGCCACGGTGCCCGGAGTCATCGAAGTGCACGACCTGCACATCTGGAGCATCACGACCGGTCTGCCGGCCCTCAGCGGCCACGTGCGCCTGGACGGCGCGCCGACCGGCGCCGGCGATGACATGCTGAACCGGATCAAGGAGACCGTGCGAGACCGCTTCGGGATCGTCCACACGACGATCCAGATCGAGTCGCGGGGCTACGAGGAGCTGGGGGACGTGCACTGA
- a CDS encoding radical SAM protein: MSTAVLERERAATVLKVNEIFHSIQGESRHAGRPCVFVRLTFCNLRCAWCDTAYAFEGGIDLPVGAILSRVAAYGTGYVLITGGEPLVQEGVHDLIGELCDRGYEVAVETGGSLDVSSLDRRAMVVMDLKCPGSGMSDRNRFENLDLLKPTDEVKFVLTDRADYEWAREVIARRGLTGRFGVLLSPAHGVLHPQTLSEWILSDRLPVRLQLQIHKYIWSPDARGV, encoded by the coding sequence GTGAGCACGGCGGTCCTGGAGAGGGAGCGCGCGGCGACCGTCCTGAAGGTCAACGAGATCTTCCACTCCATCCAGGGGGAGTCCAGACACGCCGGCCGGCCGTGCGTGTTCGTCCGCCTGACCTTCTGCAACCTGCGCTGCGCGTGGTGCGACACGGCGTACGCCTTCGAGGGGGGGATCGATCTGCCGGTCGGCGCGATCCTGTCGCGCGTGGCTGCGTACGGAACCGGGTACGTCCTGATCACCGGCGGCGAGCCGCTGGTCCAGGAGGGCGTCCACGACCTGATCGGCGAGCTGTGCGACCGCGGCTACGAGGTCGCCGTGGAGACCGGCGGCAGCCTGGACGTCTCGTCCCTCGACCGGCGCGCCATGGTGGTGATGGATCTCAAGTGTCCGGGCAGCGGCATGAGCGACAGGAACCGCTTCGAGAATCTCGATCTCCTGAAGCCGACGGACGAGGTTAAGTTCGTCCTCACCGATCGCGCCGACTACGAGTGGGCCCGCGAGGTCATCGCCCGCCGGGGGCTCACCGGGCGGTTCGGCGTGCTCCTCTCGCCGGCGCACGGCGTCCTCCATCCGCAAACGCTCTCCGAGTGGATCCTGTCGGACCGCCTGCCGGTCCGCCTGCAGCTGCAGATCCACAAATACATCTGGTCCCCCGATGCGCGGGGGGTCTGA
- the queC gene encoding 7-cyano-7-deazaguanine synthase QueC — protein sequence MRPSPGDTPIAVVLVSGGMDSCVTAAIARRSCETAFLHISYGQRTEERERRAFFDIARHYGVKRTLVARLDHLGAVGGSALTDPSRDAVRARGPVSAIPDTYVPFRNTQLLSIAVSWAEVLGARSVYIGAVQEDSSGYPDCREEYYAAFNRLVELGTRPETRIEVITPLIHLGKDEIVREGLRLGAPLHLTWSCYTGQEVACGRCESCLLRLKGFDAAGARDPIPYAT from the coding sequence ATGCGGCCGTCACCCGGAGACACACCGATCGCGGTCGTCCTCGTCAGCGGAGGCATGGACTCGTGCGTCACCGCGGCCATCGCGCGCCGTTCGTGCGAGACGGCCTTCCTGCACATCAGCTACGGCCAGAGGACGGAGGAACGGGAGCGACGCGCCTTCTTCGATATCGCGCGGCACTACGGCGTGAAGCGCACGCTCGTGGCGCGGCTCGATCACCTGGGAGCGGTCGGCGGCTCGGCCCTGACCGACCCGTCGCGCGATGCCGTCCGGGCCCGCGGGCCGGTCTCGGCCATCCCGGATACCTACGTGCCGTTCCGCAACACCCAGCTCCTGTCGATTGCGGTCTCCTGGGCGGAAGTCCTGGGCGCTCGTTCCGTCTATATCGGCGCGGTCCAGGAGGACAGCAGCGGCTATCCGGACTGCCGGGAGGAGTACTACGCGGCCTTCAACCGGCTCGTGGAGCTCGGCACCCGCCCCGAGACCCGCATCGAGGTGATCACACCTCTCATCCACCTGGGCAAGGACGAGATCGTCCGGGAGGGACTGCGTCTCGGGGCACCGCTGCACCTTACCTGGTCCTGCTACACGGGGCAGGAGGTCGCCTGCGGGCGGTGCGAGTCCTGTCTGCTCCGCCTGAAGGGGTTCGACGCGGCGGGGGCGCGCGACCCGATTCCCTACGCGACATGA
- the fusA gene encoding elongation factor G, whose product MKLYEISEIRNVGIIGHGSSGKTSLTSALLFSSGTVNRLGRVDQGNTVTDFDEEEIARKVSISSALCYLEWKKIKLNIIDTPGYGAFIADAKGALRVLDGALVVVDGVAGVEVQTEEAWGYAEEFELPRLFVINKIDRENASFARALESIGRSFGRQAVPVQVPIGSEKSFSGVVDLVSNKAFVYEKDDSGRHKVTDVPADMAAAVKDARDTLMEMVAEVDDALMEKFFESGTLSQEDLAAGLARGVRQRKIFPVLCVSALANIGAHPLLDACVAYLPHPGERGPFRGENPKDHTPAERRGTIDEPSSAFVFKTFADPYAGKVSLFRVYSGVLKSDSTVYNVTRDVQERFGSILTLQGKESQAVTEVRAGDIAAVPKLKETSTGDTLADKAHPIVYPKVTFPEPSIAFSLQPKSRADEEKISSVLPRLVEEDPTIQFRRDLQTHELLIAGNSDQHVEVTLARMKKKFGVEAILHAPKVPYFETIKKKAEAQGKHKKQTGGHGQYGDCWIRLEPLPRGAGFEFQDDVFGGAIPKNFIPSVEKGIQDARMLGFLAGYPVVDFRVVLFDGSYHDVDSSDMAFKIAGSMGFKKAMEEASPTLLEPIMEVEVTSPGQFMGDLMGDLNSRRGRVLGVEANGHNEVIKAHVPMSEMLSYASILKSITGGRGSYHMKMAHYEEVPAHLQTKIIAAHKAAKEGSGAHAPH is encoded by the coding sequence ATGAAGCTGTATGAGATTTCCGAAATCCGCAATGTCGGCATCATCGGTCACGGCTCCTCCGGAAAGACCTCCCTCACATCCGCCCTCCTGTTCTCCTCCGGCACCGTCAACCGGCTCGGCCGGGTCGACCAGGGGAACACGGTCACCGACTTCGACGAGGAGGAGATCGCCCGCAAGGTGTCGATTTCGTCCGCCCTCTGCTACCTGGAGTGGAAGAAGATCAAGCTGAACATCATCGACACTCCCGGCTACGGCGCCTTCATCGCGGACGCCAAGGGCGCCCTGCGGGTCCTGGACGGCGCCCTCGTCGTCGTGGACGGGGTGGCGGGCGTCGAGGTGCAGACCGAAGAGGCGTGGGGGTACGCCGAGGAGTTCGAGCTCCCGCGCCTGTTCGTGATCAACAAGATCGATCGCGAGAACGCCTCCTTCGCGCGCGCCCTGGAATCCATCGGCCGATCCTTCGGCCGCCAGGCGGTGCCGGTGCAGGTCCCGATCGGATCCGAGAAGTCCTTCTCGGGCGTGGTGGACCTGGTCTCGAACAAGGCCTTCGTCTACGAGAAGGACGACAGCGGCCGGCACAAGGTCACCGACGTTCCCGCCGACATGGCGGCCGCGGTCAAGGACGCGCGCGACACGCTCATGGAGATGGTCGCCGAGGTGGACGACGCCCTCATGGAGAAGTTCTTCGAGAGCGGCACGCTCTCCCAGGAGGACCTTGCCGCGGGCCTCGCCCGCGGTGTCAGGCAGAGGAAGATCTTCCCCGTGCTGTGCGTCTCCGCGCTGGCGAACATCGGAGCGCACCCGCTCCTGGACGCCTGCGTCGCCTACCTGCCCCATCCGGGGGAGCGCGGCCCCTTTCGGGGAGAGAACCCGAAGGATCACACGCCGGCCGAGCGACGGGGGACGATCGACGAGCCCTCCTCGGCGTTCGTCTTCAAGACGTTCGCCGACCCCTACGCCGGCAAGGTCTCGCTGTTCCGCGTCTACTCGGGGGTCCTCAAGTCGGACTCGACCGTTTACAACGTCACGCGGGACGTGCAGGAGCGCTTCGGCTCGATCCTGACCCTGCAGGGGAAGGAGTCGCAGGCCGTGACGGAGGTGCGGGCGGGGGACATCGCCGCCGTGCCGAAGCTGAAGGAGACCTCGACCGGCGATACGCTCGCCGACAAGGCGCATCCGATCGTCTATCCCAAGGTGACCTTTCCCGAGCCGTCCATAGCGTTCTCCCTCCAGCCGAAGTCGCGCGCCGACGAGGAGAAGATCTCCTCCGTCCTGCCGCGACTGGTCGAGGAGGACCCGACCATCCAGTTCCGCCGCGACCTGCAGACGCACGAGCTTCTCATCGCCGGGAACAGCGACCAGCACGTCGAGGTCACCCTGGCCCGCATGAAGAAGAAATTCGGCGTCGAGGCGATCCTGCACGCCCCGAAGGTGCCCTATTTCGAGACCATCAAGAAGAAGGCGGAGGCCCAGGGGAAGCACAAGAAGCAGACCGGGGGACACGGCCAGTACGGCGACTGCTGGATCCGCCTCGAGCCGCTGCCGCGCGGCGCCGGCTTCGAGTTCCAGGACGATGTCTTCGGCGGCGCCATTCCCAAGAACTTCATCCCCTCCGTCGAGAAGGGCATCCAGGACGCCCGCATGCTGGGGTTCCTCGCCGGGTATCCGGTCGTCGACTTTCGCGTCGTGCTCTTCGACGGCTCGTACCACGACGTCGATTCGTCGGACATGGCCTTCAAGATCGCCGGCTCGATGGGGTTCAAGAAGGCGATGGAGGAAGCCTCCCCCACGCTGCTGGAGCCGATCATGGAGGTCGAGGTGACCTCTCCGGGGCAGTTCATGGGGGATCTGATGGGTGACCTGAACTCGCGGCGCGGCCGCGTCCTCGGCGTCGAGGCGAACGGCCACAACGAGGTCATCAAGGCGCACGTGCCGATGTCGGAAATGCTCTCCTACGCGTCGATCCTCAAGTCGATCACCGGCGGCCGCGGCTCGTACCACATGAAGATGGCCCACTACGAAGAAGTCCCCGCCCATCTGCAGACGAAGATCATCGCCGCGCACAAGGCCGCCAAGGAAGGCTCCGGAGCGCACGCCCCGCACTGA
- a CDS encoding metallophosphoesterase has protein sequence MPTPDAPIALLGDAHLREGDAEVPEFVRFVDALPRDIRTLAILGDLFSVWIGSADLVKPHHRSVIEALARLRARGCALLYVEGNHDYFLDRLYARTLFDRFSADVLDLDLAGRRAHLAHGDLVNGRDRQYLAWRAVSKSRPFYSVFNLLPARTRVSIADGLEARMARTNLEFRTGFPFAECEAYARRRIGEGARILVFGHFHEERRLDFKEGKGSGSVFVLPAWRAGHRYLRIDPGAEPVFVST, from the coding sequence ATGCCGACTCCTGACGCGCCGATCGCGCTCCTGGGCGACGCCCACCTGCGCGAAGGCGATGCGGAGGTCCCGGAATTCGTCCGCTTCGTCGATGCCCTGCCGCGCGACATCCGCACCCTCGCCATCCTGGGGGACCTGTTTTCCGTCTGGATCGGATCGGCGGACCTCGTGAAGCCCCACCACCGAAGCGTGATCGAGGCGTTGGCGCGGCTGCGCGCGCGTGGCTGCGCCCTCCTGTACGTCGAGGGGAACCACGACTACTTCCTCGATCGCCTCTACGCGCGCACGCTGTTCGATCGGTTCTCGGCCGATGTCCTGGACCTGGACCTGGCCGGCCGCCGCGCGCACCTGGCGCACGGCGATCTGGTGAACGGACGCGATCGCCAGTACCTTGCCTGGAGGGCCGTGTCGAAGAGCCGGCCGTTCTACTCCGTCTTCAATCTGCTTCCCGCGCGGACACGAGTCTCGATCGCGGACGGTCTCGAGGCGCGTATGGCCCGGACCAATCTGGAGTTCCGGACCGGCTTCCCGTTCGCAGAGTGCGAGGCGTACGCCCGCCGGCGAATCGGGGAGGGGGCCCGGATTCTGGTGTTCGGGCACTTCCACGAGGAGCGCCGCCTCGATTTCAAGGAAGGGAAGGGGAGCGGATCGGTGTTCGTGCTGCCGGCCTGGCGCGCCGGCCACCGCTATCTGAGAATCGACCCGGGTGCGGAGCCGGTCTTCGTCTCGACCTGA
- a CDS encoding aminotransferase class IV, whose translation MSETINVNGTITPAEAAVVSPLDRGFLFGDSVYETIRTYGGRPFLLREHLLRLRRSAERLEIPHERTVVDIETEIHRTIAAAGLPETAIRVVLTRGRGPLGYAPEDCGPPTLVVHGRPCPGIPEALLREGVDVAIVDVTRNARTSLDPAIKSSNLLNNFLAWRAAQRLGAYEPILLNAAERLTEGATSNLFVVRSERLLTPPLEDGLLEGITRGLVLGLAGGAGLGALEESLGPDDLRTADEAFLTSTLKGVLPIRRCDGWPIRHGRPGPITRRVMDLFHERVQVETKTGSAPGSILR comes from the coding sequence GTGTCCGAGACGATCAACGTCAACGGGACGATCACTCCGGCCGAGGCCGCGGTGGTGTCGCCTCTGGACCGCGGCTTCCTGTTCGGGGACAGCGTCTACGAGACGATCCGCACCTACGGCGGCCGTCCCTTCCTGCTGCGCGAGCACCTCCTGCGGCTGCGCCGCTCGGCCGAACGGCTGGAGATCCCCCACGAGCGGACGGTCGTCGACATCGAGACCGAGATCCACCGCACGATCGCCGCGGCCGGTCTGCCCGAGACGGCGATCCGCGTCGTCCTGACCCGCGGCCGGGGACCGCTCGGCTACGCGCCGGAAGACTGCGGCCCCCCCACCCTGGTCGTTCACGGTCGCCCTTGCCCCGGCATCCCCGAAGCCCTCCTGCGCGAGGGTGTCGACGTGGCGATCGTCGACGTGACCCGCAACGCCCGGACCTCCCTCGACCCGGCCATCAAGTCCAGCAATCTCCTGAACAACTTCCTCGCCTGGCGCGCGGCGCAGCGTCTCGGCGCCTACGAGCCGATCCTGCTGAACGCCGCGGAACGGCTGACCGAGGGAGCGACGAGCAACCTGTTCGTGGTCCGCTCGGAGAGACTCCTGACGCCCCCTCTTGAAGACGGACTCCTCGAGGGAATCACGCGCGGGCTCGTGCTCGGCCTGGCGGGCGGGGCGGGTCTCGGAGCGCTCGAAGAGTCTCTCGGACCGGACGACCTGCGCACGGCCGACGAAGCCTTCCTGACCTCGACCCTGAAGGGAGTCCTCCCGATCCGCCGTTGCGACGGCTGGCCCATCCGGCACGGCCGGCCCGGACCGATCACCCGCCGCGTGATGGATCTGTTCCATGAACGCGTTCAGGTCGAGACGAAGACCGGCTCCGCACCCGGGTCGATTCTCAGATAG
- a CDS encoding deoxyribonuclease IV — MSIAGGLDLAIERGSAIGCTAIQIFDKSNTQWAARPLGDAEVERFRTARTRAGIDPVVAHDSYLINLCSPDDALYARSIGAVVEELQRCRRLGVDWLVVHPGGHMGQGEEFGVRRMASAIDEIHGRLPGERTEIAIETMAGQGTIIGHRFEQIAAILRGVKRPERLGVCLDTCHVFAAGYDLRTPKAYAETMQRFDGEIGLERLRVVHVNDSKKELGSRVDRHEHVGKGFLGLDAFRLLMNDARFLKVPLLLETPKDEATCREDVQNLTTLIGLVEAGARRSEPRAAAAGRNA, encoded by the coding sequence ATGTCGATCGCGGGGGGGCTGGATCTCGCCATCGAGCGGGGCTCGGCCATCGGCTGCACGGCCATCCAGATCTTCGACAAGAGCAACACTCAGTGGGCCGCCCGCCCCCTGGGAGACGCCGAGGTGGAGCGCTTCCGGACGGCGCGGACGAGAGCGGGCATCGACCCGGTCGTGGCGCACGACTCCTACCTGATCAATCTGTGCTCGCCCGACGACGCGCTGTACGCGCGTTCGATCGGCGCGGTCGTCGAAGAGCTGCAGCGCTGCAGGCGGCTGGGGGTGGACTGGCTCGTGGTGCACCCGGGCGGTCACATGGGACAGGGGGAGGAATTCGGGGTGCGCCGCATGGCCAGTGCCATCGACGAAATCCACGGGCGCCTGCCGGGCGAACGGACGGAAATCGCCATCGAGACCATGGCGGGGCAGGGGACGATCATCGGTCACCGGTTCGAGCAGATCGCGGCGATCCTGCGGGGCGTGAAGCGGCCGGAGCGTCTCGGCGTCTGCCTGGACACCTGCCATGTGTTCGCCGCGGGCTACGATCTGCGCACACCGAAGGCCTACGCGGAAACGATGCAACGATTCGACGGAGAGATCGGCCTCGAGCGCCTGCGGGTCGTGCACGTCAACGATTCCAAGAAAGAGCTGGGGAGCCGGGTGGATCGCCACGAGCACGTCGGCAAGGGATTCCTCGGGCTGGACGCGTTCCGCCTTCTCATGAACGACGCGCGATTCCTGAAGGTGCCCCTCCTTCTGGAGACGCCCAAGGACGAGGCCACGTGCAGGGAGGATGTGCAGAATCTGACCACGCTCATCGGTCTGGTCGAGGCCGGCGCCCGCCGATCGGAGCCGCGCGCCGCGGCGGCCGGGAGGAACGCGTGA
- a CDS encoding nucleotidyltransferase family protein, which translates to MPISPTRPVLPSRILSDSIASLLRLEPPANDGSPDALDASLKRYECGGYLHRLWRSTRRLETLPSVWAQALTRAHRKTALDNLEALAEFRAVGRNLVDERVPFILLKGGAYLIDLYDDPGERLLTDIDLLVQREDIKRLARRLSRVGYDIVVSDREFRRFEVKARGRPSCHFEFHWFLGRPLRSRISQEEIWTRATPALLEGVSCLRLSPEDALLYHVAHQADHLFGPSLKWTIDLREMFIRWRLDLERLQLRAAEWRLRVALGLALRHLNKLFPGAAPSGLRNGGAIGSIRSRLLVPFLTSDSTQMLTPPDGFLSRVAMQGLLIDRPIDVVRQSLRVLVRPIAQALGMGTSFAPPWDSLD; encoded by the coding sequence ATGCCGATTTCGCCGACTCGCCCGGTCCTCCCCTCCCGGATCTTGAGCGACTCGATCGCCTCCCTCCTGCGGCTGGAGCCGCCCGCGAACGATGGGTCCCCGGATGCGCTCGATGCCTCGCTGAAGAGGTACGAGTGCGGGGGGTACCTCCACCGTCTCTGGCGCTCGACGCGCCGGCTCGAAACGCTGCCGTCCGTATGGGCGCAGGCCCTGACCCGGGCGCACCGCAAGACCGCCCTGGACAACCTCGAGGCGCTGGCCGAGTTCCGGGCGGTCGGACGGAATCTCGTCGACGAACGCGTGCCGTTCATCCTCTTGAAGGGGGGCGCCTACCTGATCGATCTCTACGACGATCCGGGGGAGAGGCTGCTCACGGACATCGATCTCCTGGTCCAACGGGAGGATATCAAGCGCCTCGCGCGACGTCTTTCGCGCGTCGGGTATGACATCGTCGTCAGCGACCGGGAGTTTCGGCGGTTCGAGGTGAAAGCGCGCGGGCGGCCGAGCTGTCACTTCGAGTTCCACTGGTTTCTGGGTCGTCCTCTCCGCTCCCGAATCTCCCAGGAGGAAATCTGGACGCGCGCCACTCCCGCCCTTCTCGAGGGAGTCTCCTGCCTCCGCCTGTCACCCGAGGATGCGCTGCTCTACCACGTGGCTCATCAGGCCGATCATCTGTTCGGCCCCTCGCTCAAATGGACCATCGATCTGCGAGAGATGTTCATTCGCTGGCGCCTGGACCTGGAACGATTGCAGCTGCGGGCAGCCGAGTGGCGCCTGCGCGTCGCCCTCGGTCTCGCCCTGCGCCACCTCAACAAGCTCTTTCCCGGTGCGGCGCCATCCGGCCTGCGGAACGGAGGCGCTATCGGTTCCATCCGCAGTCGTCTTCTCGTTCCCTTCCTGACTTCCGATTCCACGCAGATGCTCACGCCGCCAGACGGATTCCTGTCGCGTGTTGCGATGCAGGGGCTTCTGATCGACCGACCGATCGATGTCGTGCGTCAGTCCCTGCGGGTTCTGGTCCGGCCGATCGCGCAGGCTCTTGGAATGGGGACGAGCTTCGCTCCCCCTTGGGATTCGCTCGATTGA
- the queA gene encoding tRNA preQ1(34) S-adenosylmethionine ribosyltransferase-isomerase QueA, which produces MRLEEFDYRLPEGRVAQEPCAARDGSRLMVLERAADRIVETTFRRIGDHLSAGDLLVLNDTRVLPARLNTHKITGGRVELLLLGRETADPSGATWRCLASTARGLRPGSRLKVAPGFEAEFLGEAEGGRVRVRLVSEDGDADGAVRRHGSVPLPPYILRDDPDPRAVIDQERYQTVYAREEGAIAAPTAGLHFTEELLDLLRGGGIATATLTLHVGPGTFRPVRTKEIEDHRLEAEAFRVPEETSLAIASCRARGGRVVAVGTTVVRVLEDRARDDGRVEPGEGLCGAYITPGHRFRIVDALLTNFHLPRTSLLILVSAFAGRERVLAAYRRAVETGYRFYSYGDAMLIQ; this is translated from the coding sequence ATGAGACTGGAAGAGTTCGACTACCGCCTGCCGGAGGGGCGCGTGGCGCAGGAGCCGTGCGCGGCGCGCGACGGGTCGCGCCTGATGGTCCTCGAGCGCGCGGCCGATCGGATCGTGGAGACCACGTTCAGGCGCATCGGCGATCACCTGAGCGCGGGGGATCTGCTGGTGCTCAACGATACGCGCGTCCTGCCGGCGCGCCTGAACACGCACAAGATCACAGGAGGTCGGGTCGAGCTCCTGCTTCTGGGTCGCGAGACGGCGGACCCCTCCGGCGCCACATGGCGCTGCCTCGCCTCGACCGCACGCGGTCTCCGGCCCGGGAGCCGCCTGAAGGTGGCGCCGGGGTTCGAAGCGGAGTTCCTGGGTGAGGCGGAGGGCGGCCGGGTGCGGGTGCGTCTCGTGAGCGAGGACGGCGACGCGGACGGCGCCGTCCGCCGGCACGGTTCCGTGCCGCTGCCCCCCTACATCCTCCGGGACGACCCTGACCCGCGCGCGGTGATCGATCAGGAGCGCTACCAGACGGTGTACGCCCGCGAGGAGGGGGCAATCGCCGCCCCGACGGCCGGTCTGCACTTCACCGAAGAGCTCCTGGACCTGTTGCGAGGCGGGGGCATCGCCACAGCGACCCTGACGCTCCACGTCGGGCCGGGAACGTTCCGGCCGGTCCGCACGAAGGAGATCGAGGACCACCGGCTGGAGGCGGAAGCATTCCGCGTGCCGGAGGAGACGTCGCTCGCGATCGCGTCCTGCCGGGCCCGAGGGGGGCGCGTGGTGGCGGTGGGAACGACGGTCGTCCGCGTCCTGGAAGACCGCGCGCGTGACGACGGCCGGGTCGAGCCCGGCGAGGGTCTGTGCGGGGCCTACATCACTCCCGGGCACCGCTTCCGCATCGTGGACGCGCTCCTGACGAATTTCCATCTCCCCCGGACGTCCCTGCTGATTCTGGTGTCCGCCTTCGCCGGCCGCGAGCGGGTCCTGGCGGCGTACCGGAGGGCGGTCGAGACGGGATATCGCTTCTACTCGTACGGCGACGCGATGCTGATCCAGTGA